One part of the Longimicrobiaceae bacterium genome encodes these proteins:
- a CDS encoding GatB/YqeY domain-containing protein: protein MAGSALKEQIRGDLNTARRERDKLRTTVLTTLLSDLRNREIEVGHELSDEEVQPVLNTAIKRRREAAEQMRAGGREELAAKEEEEARILTVYLPPQLSEDAVRGYVREAIAGGATDLGGVMKAVMPRVKGQFEGKELNRIVREELA from the coding sequence ATGGCCGGTTCCGCCCTCAAGGAACAGATCCGCGGCGACCTGAACACCGCCCGCCGCGAGCGCGACAAGCTGCGCACCACGGTACTGACCACCCTCCTCTCCGACCTCCGCAACCGGGAGATCGAGGTGGGGCACGAGCTCTCGGACGAGGAGGTGCAGCCGGTGCTGAACACCGCGATCAAGCGCCGCCGCGAGGCCGCGGAGCAGATGCGGGCCGGGGGACGCGAGGAGCTGGCCGCCAAGGAGGAAGAGGAGGCCCGCATCCTAACCGTCTACCTCCCCCCGCAGCTCAGCGAGGACGCGGTCCGCGGCTACGTCCGCGAAGCGATCGCCGGCGGCGCGACCGACCTGGGCGGCGTCATGAAGGCCGTGATGCCCCGGGTGAAGGGCCAGTTCGAGGGCAAGGAACTGAACCGCATCGTCCGCGAGGAGCTGGCCTAA